AATTTCGTAGCGGAACGTGATTTTGATAGGGGCAGCCTGATAGTCTTTCGGATCTTTACCATAATCGACGCTGATCAGGCGGGCTTTAGGAGAAACATTCAGCAGCTGGCTTTCCAGCATGTTTTTCCATTGTGACTGCCAGCCACGGGTAAACATTCCGCGGATATTACTGTCCGACTGGCCTTCGGCTGTGATGGTGAACTGCCCGGTCAATGTGCCTTTTGCATCCAGTTTGTTGTTTGCATGAATGCGTACGTAATGGTTTTCCGGAGCGGAAACCGGAGTCAGGCAAAGGTCTGAACCTTCGGGAACACCCGGCAGATAGTTTTGCTGTTGTTCGGCGCTGCTCCACAATTCGCGACAGAAAGGAACCCAGGTCGGATCGAGCGGCATATAGGTACCGTTGGATAACTTAACGACAGCGACGCAATGGTTGAAATGGTCTGCCGGGATACTTTCCACGCGGCTGCCTGCCATTGTCATGGCCGGGTAAGCTTCGAAGCCTGCCATACGCAGGAAGGAGATCAGTGTTCCGGCAATGTCTTTACAAACACCGCAACGGTCGGTATAATTCATTTTGGTATTATGGAGCGTATAGCCTTCGCCTTTCCCCATAGAGATACCGGAATAACGGATATTATCGGCGACCCAGTGGGTGAGGACAGCTATCTTTTCCATTTCGGTTTTCTTGCCTTTGATCAACTCGTCTACTTTTTTCTGGGCTTCAGGTAGTGGAGCAAAGCTTCCGTAATCTTCGTTAACCTTATTGAACCATAGTGATTTATCCTGCCATTTCGGAGTGGATGACATCATCAATTTCGGAGCGGCATCGAACAGGTTTACCATATTGGGTTCCTGCTTGGTCGGCATGATGTCGTTTGTAGAGAATGTGTATGCCTTGCGTCCGTCTTCGTAACGCATGGAAGAAGCACAGTCACCCTGATAGAACTGGAACTGCATTTCTTTCTCCATCGGGATGGATACTTTGTATACTTTGCGCACAGTCGGTTCCGTTACCCAGAAAGGAACGATGTCATAGAATTGTCCGCGCATAGGAGGGATGAAACGGGATTCGTCATCGCCGCCGTCTGCCAATAATGCGTAGGTGAAACCTTTCTTGTCGATTTCATAGTCCAGGATGTCGCCCGGATTCAACTGGCCTACTTCAAGCATGATCTGACGGGCTCCCCAATAGATGGCGCGTGCCGGTGCTGCATAGTCGCAGGCTTGCGTAACATCCAGGTTGATCACGTCGCCGTTGGCACGGTAAACGGTTGCTCTCTTGAACTGTGCAAAAGCCGTCAGCGGATCGTAATCATATTTGATGATGCGATTGGCGACTGCTCCGCGGGGAGTCTGGATCTTGATGGTTTTGCAGACAGAAAAAGAGCCTGAACCGGTCGGTTGTACGGTTACGGATGTACTGTCCAGCAAATTGACGCAATCAAATCCGGCATAAACTTCCGGCTTCTGAAGCATCGGGTCCGGTGCGAACCGGCAACTTTCTCCACTCTGTCCGTAGGCAGAGGTAAAAGTGAGAAGTGATAATAATATAACATTCAAATGTTTCATAGATTGTTATTTTGTTTATTAGTATTATTCCATTTAATATACTCCCCAAATTCACGGTTTAATATAGGGTTTGTTTTTATAATTCTATATTTAAATCCCAGGAATTCTCTGTTTATTTGGAGACGTTCGATGATGGCTGTCCGATAATCATCTGAAGGATTTGAAAGGAATTTATCTATCAGCTTTTTAAATGAATTGAGCCGTGATAAATAGTATTCGTAGAAATTCTCTTCCATTCTTTTGCGGCTAATGCCTGCCCCATTGAATATGAGTGATAATAGTTTTATTGTCTTATTAGTTTCTATATCATTACGGTTAGACAGGAATAGGACTTTTTTATGAGGGAAATCGTTGGTATGTATAATAAACTCCTCTATTGGGTTCTCCAAAGGATTGAGTAGATCATCATATTTATTAGATTTTTTATTATTGCAGTAGTTGCAGCTTAATAACAAATTTGTCCATTCGGCTTTTAGATGTGGATAGTTTCCTTGTGATTTAAAGTGTTCTATTTGAAAATCAGTAACTAATCTGCGTTCACATATATAACACTTATCATGCTGATCTTCTAAAAGTTGTTTTTTTACATCTTCTTGGTTATATCGCATACAACCATCTTTCTGTAAGGAATTGGGGACAATATTGCTTTTCCTGATTCTTATCATCTGAAATTGCTATTTAGATAAATTACGTTTTATATCATAGTACTCGCTTTTGATGGCGGGTGCAACTACATCTGAGATTTGTTCAAATTCGTTTACCAGTTCTTCCAGTTCTATTTTATCAGAAATAGTAAGTTCTGTCTTTTGCACTAATGATTTCAGAGTATCCAGTTTGATTTGCAGGTAACTGGAGTCTGAGCGGACACCAAAATATCCTTCTGCCAATGCTTCATATGAATAATCTGTCAGATCACCGATTGATTCCTTTCGCTCCAGATCGAATGCAACGGCATTAGGTAAAGAGTTTAGAATAAATGGAGAATGAGTGGTTACGATAAATTGAATATTAGGGAATATATGTGTCAGTAATGGCAATATAATCCGTTGTAACCCTAAATGAAGGTGTGTTTCTATCTCATCAATTAATACAATGCCCTGCTTTTCATATGTACGTGTTAATATGTCAGGCGTTTGCATTTTTAGGATTAAATCAGTTACTATATCGATAACAGCAGAATAACCGGCAGATAGTTCCGTGAATTTAAACTCTTTCCCTACTGTTTGAATTTTAAAACTGTAATCTTTATAATTGAATATAAGCTTTAATGATTTATCTTCAAATATACTTTGTAATAGTTTCTCGAACTCAATAAACCATTGATTTATCTTATCTGCATCTTCTATTTGTTGTTCGTTGCGGGCTAAAGCTTCCTGGATTTTGTAATCAACAAGAAATTTGAGGAATTCACTTACCTTTTTTTCTTTAATGTTATTTATTGGGCGTAAATCTGGTTTAACTGGACTTAGTGGCTCTATCATTTCACTTATACGTTCAGCTTCGTAGAATGTTATAACTAACTCGTGATTATCATAAGCTGATTTTATATTATAAATGTTATTGAATGTCAGTTCTGCTTTTGTATACTTATCAAGAACTCTGTTAGTTGTGTTTAAAGCAGATTTGAGCATCGAAGTATTTCGATTTTCTGGTTTATTGATTGTATCTGATATTTGATGCTCAAGGCTTATTTTTTCTTTTTTCCACGCGTCAATATGTAAAATATCGTTAGAATTCAGAGCTTCTAAATAATCTAATATAGCATTTAATAGAATCGTTTTTCCACTACCATTTTTCCCGGTAATAATAAGATGTTTTTTTTCTTTCTCATCAATAGGGATATTGAAGTTTTCTAAATGAAAGACTTTATTGACTTTGATGTTTGTCAGGAAATAATCCATGATACGTGTAATTTTATGTGTTCAGATTACAAAGTTATTATTTTATTTCATCGAAACTCTATCTATTGTCAATAGATTTCATTGCCAGTATCCGACAGGCTTTCCGGTCTGTTTTACCACTTCCGGTAAGTGGGATGGCATCTACCTGCCTGATGTATTTAGGCTGTTGGTATTTGGGCAGAAGGGGGACGATCCTGTCAGGAAGGCTGTCCGCGTCTGTTGTTTTTTCTACCAATAGCACAATTGCTTCTCCTAATCCCGGATGTGGAATAGCCGTTATTGCAAAGGTAACGGAAATTATTGAACGAAGAGTTTCTTCTATCGATTCTATTTGTACTTTTATTCCTCCGGTGTTGATGGTGTTGTCTTTTCTTCCCAGGATGGTAAAAGTTCCGTCCGGATGTATCTCTGCCAGGTCGTTTGTTGCCAAGGTGTCATCACAAACCAGCGGTGCTTGGATAACCAGTGTTTTTTCGGGCGATAAACATAGTTTTACAGATGAAAAAGGTGTATATGCCGATGAAGCATCCAGACCGTTTAGTTTGCGGAGGGCGATGTGCGACAAGGTTTCTGTCATTCCGTAGGTGGAATAGATCTTATTCGGTAGTTGGCGTATTTCGTCTTCCAGCTCTTTATTGATAGCTCCGCCTCCGACGATTACTATTTCTGTCCGGCAAAGGCGTTCTCTTTCTTCCGGAACTTGGAGCGTGTTGAATACCTGCAACGGGATCATGGCTGTGAAGCGGAGCGGAACATCGACATCTGCCAGCGGATGGCCGGACGGTGTGCGCAGAATGAGATTCAATCCGGCAACAAGTGCACGTACGACGACCATCTTTCCGGCTATATATTGTAAAGGCATACACAACAAGGCGGTATCGCCTTTCTTTAGCTGGAGAAAAGAGCAGGTGAGGATGGCACTTTGCATCATTTGCTCTTT
This is a stretch of genomic DNA from Parabacteroides chongii. It encodes these proteins:
- a CDS encoding DUF3857 domain-containing protein, translating into MKHLNVILLSLLTFTSAYGQSGESCRFAPDPMLQKPEVYAGFDCVNLLDSTSVTVQPTGSGSFSVCKTIKIQTPRGAVANRIIKYDYDPLTAFAQFKRATVYRANGDVINLDVTQACDYAAPARAIYWGARQIMLEVGQLNPGDILDYEIDKKGFTYALLADGGDDESRFIPPMRGQFYDIVPFWVTEPTVRKVYKVSIPMEKEMQFQFYQGDCASSMRYEDGRKAYTFSTNDIMPTKQEPNMVNLFDAAPKLMMSSTPKWQDKSLWFNKVNEDYGSFAPLPEAQKKVDELIKGKKTEMEKIAVLTHWVADNIRYSGISMGKGEGYTLHNTKMNYTDRCGVCKDIAGTLISFLRMAGFEAYPAMTMAGSRVESIPADHFNHCVAVVKLSNGTYMPLDPTWVPFCRELWSSAEQQQNYLPGVPEGSDLCLTPVSAPENHYVRIHANNKLDAKGTLTGQFTITAEGQSDSNIRGMFTRGWQSQWKNMLESQLLNVSPKARLISVDYGKDPKDYQAAPIKITFRYEIPEYAIAGKEELAFKPLVMNNLYNQVKSYLRINTDLAERQYGFKDACSRLVELDETIQLPKGYTLLNEVKNENKQSDAADFEGSLSQQGDKVTLHQKLALKKRVYEASDWDGFRSAVNAHKGFGDYLIIKK
- a CDS encoding HNH endonuclease, whose protein sequence is MIRIRKSNIVPNSLQKDGCMRYNQEDVKKQLLEDQHDKCYICERRLVTDFQIEHFKSQGNYPHLKAEWTNLLLSCNYCNNKKSNKYDDLLNPLENPIEEFIIHTNDFPHKKVLFLSNRNDIETNKTIKLLSLIFNGAGISRKRMEENFYEYYLSRLNSFKKLIDKFLSNPSDDYRTAIIERLQINREFLGFKYRIIKTNPILNREFGEYIKWNNTNKQNNNL
- a CDS encoding AAA family ATPase, coding for MDYFLTNIKVNKVFHLENFNIPIDEKEKKHLIITGKNGSGKTILLNAILDYLEALNSNDILHIDAWKKEKISLEHQISDTINKPENRNTSMLKSALNTTNRVLDKYTKAELTFNNIYNIKSAYDNHELVITFYEAERISEMIEPLSPVKPDLRPINNIKEKKVSEFLKFLVDYKIQEALARNEQQIEDADKINQWFIEFEKLLQSIFEDKSLKLIFNYKDYSFKIQTVGKEFKFTELSAGYSAVIDIVTDLILKMQTPDILTRTYEKQGIVLIDEIETHLHLGLQRIILPLLTHIFPNIQFIVTTHSPFILNSLPNAVAFDLERKESIGDLTDYSYEALAEGYFGVRSDSSYLQIKLDTLKSLVQKTELTISDKIELEELVNEFEQISDVVAPAIKSEYYDIKRNLSK
- a CDS encoding AMP-binding protein, encoding MENEIICHADNIQQLRSGLPDNAPQIQRDLYDFLSDWFSESPYITVHTSGSTGTPKEFTVRKEQMMQSAILTCSFLQLKKGDTALLCMPLQYIAGKMVVVRALVAGLNLILRTPSGHPLADVDVPLRFTAMIPLQVFNTLQVPEERERLCRTEIVIVGGGAINKELEDEIRQLPNKIYSTYGMTETLSHIALRKLNGLDASSAYTPFSSVKLCLSPEKTLVIQAPLVCDDTLATNDLAEIHPDGTFTILGRKDNTINTGGIKVQIESIEETLRSIISVTFAITAIPHPGLGEAIVLLVEKTTDADSLPDRIVPLLPKYQQPKYIRQVDAIPLTGSGKTDRKACRILAMKSIDNR